A window of Pomacea canaliculata isolate SZHN2017 linkage group LG3, ASM307304v1, whole genome shotgun sequence contains these coding sequences:
- the LOC112558544 gene encoding LOW QUALITY PROTEIN: eukaryotic translation initiation factor 5B-like (The sequence of the model RefSeq protein was modified relative to this genomic sequence to represent the inferred CDS: inserted 1 base in 1 codon; deleted 1 base in 1 codon), translated as MGKPKKGKKGQDQDDLSDEELSSSTGAGTKMGDNESDLTNQAATKKMKKGKKSRKDDDLEDIEAEIAAMSLEMNKDSKEALEEEEVHVVSKKKKKEKKRAEEDANEMESPAVARFQLLGLMDVGNEDEVVDNDDGKESEDEKAKGGEVVLESVGNTDASHGKKEKKKKKGKDKTKTAEEEDVDAILAELNEPSEKKKGKKGKQKDTKEVEQETPQDEPQTVAIEVKKLDPKVVTIDDFESDEDSKKKKKKTGKKEVKEDETGALEGDEEEDEDGGTVKTAAQKKKEKKERERLKKLQQKQKQQKKDAVTADDKAKSSKQEGTTTVDTEQNEGDKAMAEVDSEEEGEKEGKKKKKKKGEKDEKPKTNKRVAAIKEHLAKVKEEEERKRREEEEAERLEQERIQKLEEQKRLEEERRLKKKLKKKEREERAKKEGRFLTEKQKQDRMRLNQMLEIMKEQGVGIPTKEEVAKKKPLYTKKKKETQPKDDAAKPLSPSEEKTLEISSPVSEENKLDKLEESVVTDVKHDQEENEAIEVKDAWDEESQEEDSSEEEEETGEKPEDAVVSEAVDARQSTAPPEENNEESEGAEDESEEESETEEESSETESDDDRTPAERGKEKVRKRHEAAEKKRTTEVLRAPVVCVLGHVDTGKTKILDKLRRTNVQEGEAXGITQQIGATNVPKDAILEKTKMCKEFMKQDLKLPGLLIIDTPGHESFSNLRSRGSSLCDIAVLVIDIMHGLEPQTIESINLLKQRKTPFVVALNKIDRLYQWKSNPQADVYNTIKRQTPHTKSEFDERARSVITQLAQEGLNAALFYENKNVKEYVSLVPTSAHSGDGMGNLVALICELTQSLLAKRLAYSEEMQATVMEVKALPGLGTTIDVVLVNGRLCEGATMILAGTEGPIVTPIRGLLMPQPMKELRVKNQYEHHKEVLAAQGVKIIAKDLEKALAGLPLYISHDQDEIEYYKQEVEKALEDALKSIRLSDRGVFVQASTLGSLEALLEFLRTSKVKYAGINIGPVHKKDIMKASIMLEHDPQYAVILAFDVRVEREAQELADHLGVKIFTADIIYHLFDKFTAYREELIKKRQEEFRHIAVFPCKLRILPQFIFNSRDPIVIGVQVEAGFLKEGTPLCVPSKEFVEIGRVASIEFNHKPVEIGRQGQEVCIKIVPVPGEAPKMYGRHFEETDLLISKISRESIDAVKEHFRKEMSKTDWMLVMELKKLFQIL; from the exons ATGAGGAGTTAAGCAGCAGCACTGGAGCAGGCACTAAAATGGGTGACAATGAATCTGATTTGACAAATCAAGCAGCaaccaagaaaatgaaaaagggCAAGAAAAGTCGAAAAGATGATGACCT AGAAGACATAGAGGCTGAAATTGCTGCCATGTCCCTTGAGATGAACAAGGACAGTAAGGAGGCATTAGAAGAGGAGGAGGTTCACGtggtttctaaaaaaaaa aagaaggagaagaagagggCAGAAGAAGATGCTAATGAGATGGAATCACCAGCTGTGGCTCGCTTTCAGTTGCTGGGACTGATGGATGTTGGGAATGAAGATGAAgttgttgataatgatgatgggaAAGAAAGTGAAGATGAAAAGGCCAAG GGAGGGGAAGTGGTTTTGGAGAGTGTTGGAAACACGGATGCCAGCcacggaaagaaagagaaaaaaaagaagaaaggaaaagacaagACCAAAACAGCAGAAGAGGAAGATGTTGATGCAATTTTGGCAGAACTAAATGAGCctagtgagaaaaaaaagggaaagaaaggaaaacaaaaggacACAAAAGAAGTGGAGCAGGAGACTCCTCAAGATGAGCCTCAAACGGTGGCCATAGAGGTCAAGAAATTGGATCCAAAGGTTGTTACAATTGATGACTTTGAGTCTGATGAGGAcagtaagaagaagaaaaaaaaaacaggaaaaaaggaGGTAAAGGAAGATGAAACAGGGGCACTTGAGGGagacgaagaagaagacgaagatgGAGGAACAGTGAAAACTGCtgcacagaagaagaaagaaaagaaggagagagaacgCCTAAAGAAATTACAA CAAAAGCAGaagcagcaaaagaaagatgcaGTTACAGCAGACGATAAAGCGAAGTCTAGCAAGCAAGAGGGCACAACCACTGTGGATACAGAGCAGAATGAAGGCGATAAAG CAATGGCAGAGGTAGACAGTGAAGAAGAGggggaaaaggaaggaaaaaagaagaaaaagaaaaaaggcgaGAAAGATGAGAAACCCAAGACAAATAAAAGA GTGGCAGCAATCAAAGAACATCTGGCAAAAgtaaaggaggaagaagaaaggaagcgGCGAGAGGAGGAAGAGGCAGAAAGGCTGGAACAAGAAAGAATCCAGAAATTGGAAGAACAG AAACGGTTGGAAGAAGAA CGacgccttaaaaaaaaacttaagaaaaagGAACGTGAGGAGCGTGCAAAAAAAGAAGGACGATTCcttactgaaaaacaaaaacaagaccgCATGCGTCTCAATCAGATGTTGGAGATAATGAAGGAACAAG GTGTTGGAATTCCCACTAAAGAAGAAGTAGCTAAAAAGAAGCCTCTCTAcaccaagaagaagaaagaaacacaacCCAAAG ATGATGCTGCAAAGCCACTGTCACCATCCGAAGAGAAGACTTTGGAAATTAGCTCTCCTGTAAGTGAGGAGAATAAGTTAGACAAGCTAGAGGAGTCTGTTGTAACTGACGTCAAACATGATCAAGAAGAGAACGAAGCAATAGAAGTAAAAGATGCTTGGGATGAAGAGAGTCAAGAGGAAGACAGttcagaagaagaggaggaaacgG GAGAGAAGCCTGAGGATGCAGTAGTTTCAGAAGCAGTGGATGCAAGGCAAAGCACAGCTCCACCAGAAGAAAATAACGAGGAGTCCGAAGGGGCGGAAGATGAATCTGAAGAAGAATCTGAAACTGAAGAAGAAAGCTCAGAAACTGAGTCTGATGATGACCGGACTCCTGCTGAGCGTGGCAAAGAAAAAGTCAGG AAACGTCATGAAGCTGCTGAGAAGAAGAGAACAACAGAGGTACTGCGTGCACCTGTAGTGTGTGTTCTGGGTCATGTGGACACTGGCAAGACTAAGATTCTGGACAAG CTGAGGCGAACAAATGTCCAGGAAGGAGAAG GGGGTATAACCCAGCAGATTGGTGCAACCAATGTACCAAAAGATGCTATTCTCGAAAAGACTAAGATGTGCAAGGAG TTTATGAAGCAAGACCTAAAGCTCCCAGGACTGCTTATCATTGACACACCTGGACACGAATCCTTCAG caACTTGAGATCACGTGGCTCTTCTCTGTGTGACATTGCTGTTTTGGTCATTGATATTATGCATGGCTTAGAACCACAGACCATTGAGTCAATCAATTTACTCAAGCAGCGCAAGACGCCATTTGTTGTTGCTCTTAACAag ATTGATCGACTTTACCAGTGGAAGAGCAATCCACAAGCTGATGTTTACAACACAATCAAACgacagacaccacacacaaaatctGAGTTTGATGAACGAGCACGTTCTGTCATCACCCAGCTTGCCCAGGAG GGGCTAAATGCTGCTCTGTTTTATGAGAACAAGAATGTCAAAGAATATGTTTCCCTTGTACCTACATCAGCACACAGTGGAGACGGCATGGGGAATCTGGTGGCTCTTATCTGTGAACTAACACAAAGCTTGCTAGCTAAGCGACTAGCATATAGTGAAGAAATGCAAGCAACTGTGATGGAG gtcaaAGCACTGCCTGGCCTGGGAACAACAATTGATGTGGTTTTAGTGAATGGCCGATTGTGTGAAGGAGCAACAATGATACTGGCAGGTACAGAAGGACCCATTGTTACACCAATTCGAGGCCTTTTGATGCCCCAGCCCATGAAGGAGTTACGTGTTAAA aACCAGTATGAACATCACAAGGAGGTGCTGGCAGCTCAGGGTGTCAAGATCATTGCAAAGGATCTGGAGAAAGCTCTGGCAGGTCTCCCCTTGTATATATCCCATGACCAGGATGAAATAGAATACTACAAG CAAGAGGTAGAGAAGGCTCTGGAGGACGCTCTGAAATCTATTCGTCTGTCAGATCGAGGCGTCTTTGTTCAGGCATCTACCCTAGGTTCCCTTGAGGCACTTCTGGAATTCCTGCGCACATCCAAAGTGAAG TATGCTGGCATTAACATTGGACCTGTGCACAAGAAGGATATTATGAAGGCTTCCATCATGTTGGAACATGACCCACA GTATGCAGTAATCCTTGCCTTCGACGTACGTGTAGAGCGAGAAGCACAGGAACTGGCAGACCACTTAGGGGTGAAGATCTTCACTGCAGATATCATCTACCATCTTTTTGACAAATTCACTGCCTATCGAGAGGAACTTATAAAGAAAAGGCAAGAGGAGTTCCGACACATTGCTGTCTTTCCCTGCAAGCTGCGCATTCTTCCTCAGTTTATCTTCAACTCACGTGACCCAATTGTTATTGGTGTCCAAGTTGAAGCTGGATTTCTCAAGGAGGGTACACCTCTTTGTGTGCCAAGTAAAGAA